GGGATCGAGGGAGAGTACGGTTTTATTAGGAATGCACACGGCTCAGGGACCTTACCGTTCCTGAGCTGTGCGGTGGACAAGATGCTTTTTGAAAAAAGCTTGATCAAAAGATGGGCAGATCGCCGCCAAGTACCGCCGCTCTGCAAAAAACACCCCGTAACCGGTAAGTTACGGGGTGTTGGGCTGACGTTTGCTGCTAGAAAAATACAGGCGAACTGGTTTGCACCCAAACCCAAATCGAAGCGGGTTCGGTTTGGAGCGGAGCGGGGGCACATGAGCTTGCTCCGACGTGGTAGATGATACAGGACTTGAATTGAAGAGAATTCATTTACTCTATACTACTCTGCATGAAATAATTTGAAATTATTTAGCGAGGCTCTGGGCAAGAGTCCAAGAGCTTTTATCACACCCTGTTGCAGGCTATAAAAAGCAGTTCCCTCTCTCAGAAGGAAGAATTAATTGATTATATTGAAAAAAAGATATTTATAACGATTTGCTTTTTGAAAAGATACAGATGCACTATGGCATCTGTATCTTCACTATATGGCCTGCCCGATTACGTTGCACATCGTATCCACCGCTTGGCACATCATACCCGGCGTGGCGTGAGGGTGCAGGTGCTGAGAGCGAAGCCTGCGCTGTAATGCTCCAGGGGGTGGACGGGGTCTTCGCATCCACCCCGTTTTTCAGAGAAAAGGTTGCGAAGGTGTGCCTAAGATCGGGAAACCAAATATGTTCCACACCAATGGCTTTTTTCTGCTTCTCCTTGACTCCGGCCTGGATCTTGCCCGGAAATTTTTTGCTTTCTGCTTCCCGGCTACCAGGTCATAGGACGCCATGAAGAATCTCTTCCACCGGCTGTCCTTCCGCTTGCGGATGCAGCCCTCACCGTTGCACGTTCCTTTGCCCATCTATCATCTCTCCCTTCTCGCCAGATCACAGGCCCGATGTTTGTCTTCGGTCTCAAAGTGGCATGGCGGCTGGTCCGCCAGAAGCTCCTGTTGGATGCCCTGAGCCAGACGATAACCAGAGATGAAGCTGTTGAGACAGGCTTCCTCCCGCAGAGCATTTTCCAGGTCTGCCGTCTTCAGGAGCAGCTTCTGCTCTGGCTTATTCAGCAGACGGGTGAGGTGCCTGTAGGTCCATTCAATCTTCCTGCCCAGATACTCCGCCCTCCGGGATGTCGTCTCGAACCTGCAGCAGAGGGCTTTCATATAATCACGCGTGATGCGCCCCCTCCTGTCAGCGACACACAATGCCATTCTTCACTTAATATCCTTGTTCCTCTCCTGCCGCAGGAGTAATTTTTATTTGTTACCGTTAGCCAGGTTAAATCACTTCCTCACATTTGACGCAGGAAAGTGGCATGGAATTTGAGGGCAGGGATCTTTCAAGATGGATGTGTATTTTATGGACCTTGTGGCATAGGTGCTGGCCTTCTTGTCACAAGGACAACTTTTCAAAATGCGGGGTTTATGGGTCATTCCCATTAATAATTTCAATTGCATATTACTACGCATTTCTTTGCAAAAATAGTGATAATAACTAAATATAAGCCGGATTTTTATGAATACTGACACATTGACAACGTTCCCATAAAAAGTTAGAATACTTCTACAGAAAACGTTCCCAAAAGAAGGAGGGAGGATAATTTGATTACGATTAAAGACTTAGCCGCTGCATCTGGCTTGTCGAAATCCACAGTTTCTCGGGTAATCAATCATTCTCCCAATGTAAAGCCTGAGACGCGGGAACGCGTGATGGAGGCTGTCGAAAAGTTGGGCTACCAGCCGGATATTCTGGCTCGTGGGATGATTACCGGCATGCTTCCTATGGTGTTGGTAATTGTTGGAGATATTCAAAACCACTACTTTACCCAGGCCTTGGCAGGTATCGAAACAACCCTGGAAGAACAGGGGTTCATGGTCGTGGTATTTGACAGCAGTTACGACCCAGAGAGGATCGTAACATCTATTCACATGGCTAAAACCTGCCGCTTTGCTGGAATTATCCCTATGACCGGATTTGGCAGCAAACGGGTCATTTCCACCTTACAGGACTTAGATTGTCCAGTGATATTGTTAAACTGTCATAGGGACCATGTAGCGTTTGACCGGATCTATGGCGACGACTTTGGCGCCGGATATGCTGCTACTCGGGCACTACTCCGGCGTGGATACCGTCAAATCTATCACTTCTCCGGCAACTCCACAGAGTCCTTTATCAGCGCGGAGAGGGAGCGAGGCTACCTTGCGGCCATGAAAGAGGCAGGAATCTCAGTTGATGGCAGCATGGTGCTCCGAGGTGATCTTCGCCAAGACAGCGGAGCACGGCTGGCAGCGCGGTGTCTAAAGTCGGCAAAGAGTCAGGTAGCCCTTTGCTGTAACAACTTTTTGATGTGCTTGGGCGCTATGAATTATGCGCAGCAGCATGGCCTGGTCATGTGGAAGGATTATGGAATGGCCATTTGCGAACAACCGCCAGTCTTCTTTATGAAAAGCGAGTTTATTTATGCGGGCCCCAAGCTCCGGGAGATTGGGAGAGCGGCCGCACAGCTGCTGCTGGATCGCATCAATCATCCAGGTAGGAAACCAGCAGTTCAGCCGTTTCCAATGTTGGATATATATGACCCATGATCTCCCATCAGATCAGCCTCCCCCGCTTTTTGCCTGCCAAAAAGCGAGGAAGCTTTTTCTATAAAATGGGAACGCTCCCATATTTCGGGTTTGTGCAGGATCTGCATAAACTGCCCGCACAGGTCCGATAAATATTATCCCCCGTTGCGGGCGATTTTCTTGCACTGTTTTGGGAACGCTCCCAGAAACAACCTGCTATAGCCAGGAAACGAAGTGCCCGTTCTTACTGGATATGACCGGAGACGGTGTCTTCGGAACATATAATTTTGCAAATTATAAAAGGAAGGTATGACTTATGAAAAGAAATTGGATGATTCGCGCAAAAAGAATATCAGCGCTACTGTTGGGAACTGTACTGCTGGGTTCCCTGGCAACTGGCTGCGGCGGCAGCAGTTCCTCTGATAATGACTCTGCTGCCGAGGGGGGCACTACGACCATCCAGATGGCCACCGGCGGACAGGATACCCTGCCCAGTTATGCTACAGTGCTGGATGTAATCGATGATATTCAGGAGAACACCGACATTGAGTTCAGCTATTTTGGTTCCCGTCAGTTGGGCGACGATGCGGAAATCGTGCAGCAGGTCATGGCCGGTACCATTCAGATGGGCGGTACAGCTGCATCTGCCCTGAGCACCTACACGGATTTGCTGGACGCCTTTACAGTGCCCTTCCTGCTGGATACCTATGAAAAAGAACGGGAGGCTATGGTGAGCGAAGAGGCTCAGGCCATTTTTGATGCCGTGGAAGAAGAGTTGGGGCTGAAAATCTTTGTGGCCTATGATTCCGGCATGCGCTACTTCGCCAATAATATCCGCCCCATCGAAACCCTGGATGATGTAAAGGGCCTGGTGCTGCGTGTGGCCCCTGCTGATATTCTGTTAGACTCCTTCTCCGCCATGGGAATCAATCCCTCCACCCTGGCCTATGGCGAATTGTATACCGGTCTTCAGAATGGTACCATCGACGGTGAGGAAATCAATATTACCTCCATCTATTCCGAAAAGCACTATGAGGTGCTGAAGTATTTCACTGACATGGGTATCTATCCCTTCGCTACTGTTATTTTCGCCAACGCTGACTGGTTTAACTCCCTGCCGGCAGATGAGCAGGAGGCTATTCAGAGTGCTTTCACCAACGGCTACAACTACCTCTTTGACCAGCACCTGCCTGAGGCGGAGGCTGCCGGCTTGCAGGCAATGGAAGATGCCGGCATTGAAATCTCCAGCGTACAGAATCCACAGGAATTCCGGGATGCGGTTGCTGATGTGGTAGAGACTTATCGGAACCGGGACGACCTGACCAAAGCTTTTATCGAGATGGCGGAGGGCCTGTGAGCCACCCCGGAATCTCTTAAACCAAAGGAGGATTTTGTGTGAGAACACTCTTTTCTGCCTACGAAAAACTGATGGATATCATCTACTCCGTGATCCGGATCTGCATTGCCGCTGCATTGGTGGTTATGGTTGTTGTTACCTTTGTGGAGGTTATTCGCCGCTATGCGTTCGGCCTATCCTTTATCTGGTCTGAGGAATTGGTCCGGTTCCTCTTGGTAGCTACATCCTTTCTGGGCGGCGCCGCGGCCTATCGGGCCAAGGCTCTGGCTCTGTTGGATCTTGTGACCAGCCGCCTGAACCACGCTACTCAGAAGATCATCGACATGATCGTGACGATTATGATCATCGGCGTGTGCGGGTATCTCTCGGTGCAAGGCTACGCCTACTCCTTCTCCCCGCAGATTGCCAACATGCTCAGTACCGGTTTGGACCTGCAGATGACCTATGTCTATCTGACGATTCCCATCGGCTTTACACTGATTATTCTCTTCGGCATCGAGCATTTGGCCCAGACGCTGTTTTTTGCGCCTGATGAGTCAGTCGGAGAACTGAAAGAAAAGGAGGGCTGATCCATGGCAATTGTTGCCGTTATCTTTGTACTGACCTTGCTGGGCGGCGTCCCCATGGCGTTCGTCCTGGGATTGACCGGTATTGCACACCTCTTCACAATCGGGGAACCGGCATACATGTCCATTATTACCCAGCGGCTGTTTACCGGCGTGAATAATTTCTCCTTGATGTGTATTCCTTTCTTTGTCCTGGCCGGAGACCTGATGAACAAGGGCGGCGTTACCAAGCGACTTCTGAACTTTGCACGGGAGCTGGTGGGCTGGATTCCCGGCGGTATGGCTTACTGCTGCGTGATCCTGGCAATGGTGCTCTCCGCTATCCTGGGCTCCGCCAACGCAGTGGCGGCTATCCTCTGCGCCATCCTCATCGGAGAGATGGCCAAGGACGGCTATGACGCAGACTTTACCGGCTCCATCATTGCTGCATCCAGCGTGCTGGGGCCCATCATTCCCCCCAGCGTCACTTTCATCATCTATGGCGTGCTGACGGGTGTGTCTGTGTCCAGAATGTTCATGGCGGGCATTGTCCCCGGTATCATGCTGGGCATCAGCTACGCACTAATTATTACCTATTACACTAAAAAGAGGGGTTACAAGAAATCCAAGCCTCGCTTTGATCCCAAGGCATGCGGAATTGCCTTTGTAAAGGCTATTCCTGCTCTGCTGGTACCTGTAGTCATCATCGGCGGTATTATGGGAGGCATTTTCACCCCCACAGAGTCCGGCGCTGTGGCTGTGGTGGCCGCTGTAGTGGCAGCCATCATTTATCGTTCCTTTGACATCAAGTCTCTGCCTGAGGTCCTGCTGAATACCGGCATGACCACGGCGGCCATTATGCTGATTGTGGCATTCGGCAACATCATTGGCTGGAGTCTGGCAATCGAAAACATTCCCACTCTGATCACCGAGACGATTCTTTCCATCACTGACAGTCAGATCGTGGTTATGCTGCTGATTATTGCTTGTCTGTTTGTCATTGGTTGTCTGATGGATGCCTTCGCCGCCATGTACGTGTTTACGCCGGTTTTCTACCCCTTGGCCATGGCTGTGGGTCTCGATCCCATCCACTTTGGAATTATCTTCTGCCTGATGCTCACCATTGGTCTGTGCACACCGCCGGTCGGCATGTTGCTGTTCGTGACTTCTAATATCTCCAAGGTACCCCTGGCCAAACTCAGCAAGTCCATCTGGCCCTTTGTGGCGGCCGCAATGGTGGTGGTCCTGTTGATGACCTTCTTCCCCCAGATTGTGATGTTCATCCCGAATTGGTTATCCCCCGCATAATGTAACAATTTCCGAAAGGACTGAATTCTCATGAGTTTTTCCAAAGATATTCTGAAGGGTTTTGTGGACATGCATGTCCATGCCGGTCCCTCTGTAGCAGCCCGCAAGGTGGACGCTTACGACATGATGGAGCTAGCTGGTGAGGCCGGTTACAGGGCCTTTTTGGTGAAGGACCACTATTTCCCCACCATGATGGGTACCCGGATGATCACCGATCACTGCTCGAAGAATGAATGCCAGTGCTTTGGTGGGCTGGCGCTGAATCGGTCTGTGGGGCTTTTCAACGTTTACGCAGTGGACGCTGCCTGCAACATGGGAGCCAGGACTATCTACATGCCTACGGTCTCCTGCGTGAACCACATTGCCGGCCACTCCGGCGGCCACAAGTTTGTAGGTTCCGGTGACAGCTCCGTGGTGGACAATGGCATTGAGTACGTGGACGCTAACGGTCAACTGCATCCCGGCGCTGTGGATGTAATTTCCTACATTGCCACAAAGCATCCGGAGGTAGTTCTATGCACCGGCCACGGCACTGCGCGGGAAGTAGACGCTGTGGTGCGTAAGGCTGTGGAACTGGGGGTCCCCAAAATCTGCGTGAATCATCCACACTTCCTGGTGAACGCTACCTATGAGCAGATGAGGGAGTGGGCCGACCTGGGCGCCTATATTGAACTGAACGCCGCCGTGTTCAGCTCTATCGCTAAGTCCGGCACCTGTTCCGATGAAATGGCCGGCAAGATACTGGAGATAATTCCCACCGAAAAAATCGTGCTGGACTCCGATCTCGGACAGAAGGTAAACGTAGATCCTATTACCGGTATGCTACAGTTTATTAACCTGTTGGCAGACCAGTTTGGCATCACAGAGGAGCAGATTAACCTGATGGGCAAGAAAACGCCCGCCATGCTGTTGGGACTAGACTAAGATTTATCTTCAAGGGAATGAACAGTCAGCAACTATACGCGAAAATGGGAACGTTCCCTTCTAGATTTTTGTGAAACTAAAGTACGAAACCGTTTGTTTATTATTACTAAGAGGAGGAATTTTATTATGGAAAAGGCAAGCGAAGCAATGTACGGGAATTTTTATGAGGCTCCCTGGCAGCCGGTTCGGGAAGGCATTGGCCGGGTGGTGTTTGCAGGCGCACATGCCAAGGGCTGCACCCTGGCTCTCGCAGAGTGTCAGAATGGCAACGCTGTGCGTCCTCACACGCACCCCCATGCCCAGTTGGCCATCGTCCTGCGGGGCCAGTGCGACTACTATGTGGACGGCAAGCCCTACCGCATGAAGGAAGGTTCCTGGGTTTTTGTTCCTGCTGATGTGGAGCATTACATCCATGTCTATGACAGTGATGTGCCCGTGATGAACCTGGACGTGTTCTTCCCTGAGCGTATGGAGTACGTGGATGCCTACGATGAGTTTGTGGCAGGCCTGGAGGAAAAGCAGGGCTGACCCCAGCGATCGGTCAGGCAGCTGGCTCCGGCATTTAACGTTACAGCATTTACCAGCACCAGCTGGTAAATGCTGTAATGATTCCGGCAGAAAGTGGCCGGCTGTGAAGGAGGAAATACATGGTCAACAAAGTGAAAACCGCTCAAGAGGCGTTAGAAAACCTCCGTGAAGGGGCGGTCATTATGGTGGGTGGGTTTGCAGGTGCGGGCTCACCTAACGCGTTGTGCGCCATTTTGGCGGAGATGGGCTACCGAAATTTGACGGTGATCAGCTGTGATGCCGGAAGAGCCGGCGTAGGCGTAGGCGCCCTGCTGCGGCGGGGCATGGTTAAGACGCTGTATGCTTCTCACGTGGGTGTTAACACAGAGGTGGCCGGACGGAAACCCGGCGATGTGGTATATGATGTGGAGTATCAGCTGATCCCCCAAGGGACTCTGGTGGAACGGATCCGGGCCGGAGGAACCGGCCTGGGCGGATTCCTGACGCCGGTGGGCCTGGGTACTGTTGTGGAAGAAGGAAAACCCACGCTGGAGCTGGATGGTAGAACCTACCTGGTGGAGCGTCCTCTGCGGGCAGATTTTGCCCTGATCCGGGGTAGCGTGGTAGACCGCAGTGGCAACGTGTTCTACAACATGTCCACCCGGAACTTCAACCCCGCGATGGCCTTGGCTGCGGACCACGTGATTGTGGGAGCAGAGAAGGTGGTCGAAGTGGGAGAATTGGATCCCAACCACGTGATGACACCCGGCATTCTCGTGGAATCCATTGTGGAGGGGGAAGAACCGTGCTGGATATGAAGGAGCGAATTGCATGCCGTATTGCCAAGGAATTGAAGTCCGGCGACGTGGTGAACCTGGGAATCGGGCTTCCTGTCAAGGTGGCCTATTTTCTTCCGGAGAACGTGGAAGTGACGTTTGAATCTGAGAACGGCTTTCTGGGTATTGCTACGGGCAGTGCAATTACTAACCCCAATCCGGACCTGTTGGATGCTGGAGGCCAATATTCCGCTATCCAGCCCGGCGCCTGTTTCTTTGATTCCGCGGAGAGCTTTGGCCTGATCCGTGGAGGGCATATCGATATTACCGTGCTGGGCGCCATGCAGGTGGACGCGCAGGGAAATTTGGCTAATTGGGCTGTCCCTGGCAAACTGGTGGTGGGCATGGGCGGTGCCATGGATCTTGTAACCGGTGCCCGGAAGGTAATCATCGCCATGCTTCACACCAACAAGGGAGCCTATAAAATCATGAAACAATGCACGCTGCCGCTGACCGCGGTGAGCGTGGTGGATACCATTGTGACGGAGATGGGGGTTATCCGCGTGACGGAACGCGGTCTAGTTTTAACGGAACGATTTAAGGACTATACCGTAGAGCAGATCCAGGCCGCCACTGAGGCGGAACTGATCATCCCCACAGATTTAAAAGTCCTGGAGACCCCCTGACCTTTGGGACACTACGGAAAGAAGGATATCACATGAGTGAAATGAAAGACGTTGTCATAGTGAGCATGGCCCGTACCGCCACGGGAAAATTTGGTGGTTCCCTACGGGATGTGCCCGCTCCTGTTCACGGCGCGGAGTGTGTGAAAGCCATGGTTCAGCGCACGGGGATTGACCCTCACGAAATTGACGAGGTGATTATCGGCACTCACTTCCAGGCAGGTATCAAGGCGAATTCTGCCAGACAGTGTGCCCTTTACGCCGGGCTGCCGGATACTACTCCTGCCTTTACCCCCAACAAAAACTGCGCTACAGCCATGAAAGCCATGCAGTGCGCTGCCCAGTCCATTCAGGTGGGAGACAATGACCTGGTGATCGCCGGCGGCTGTGAGACCATGAGCGCCATTCCCTACATCGTTCCCAAGGCCCGGTGGGGTTACCGCATGGGACCCGGCCGGTTGGAGGACAGCATGCTCTACGACGGCCTGGTAGACCCCTTCAAAAATTACCACATGGGAATTACCGCTGAAAACGTGGCCAAGAAGTGCGGAATTACCCGAGAAATGCAGGATCGCTTTGCCGTGGAGAGCCATCGTCGGGCGGAAAAGGCCTGGGCAGAAGGCAAGTACGACCAGGACATTGTTCCCATCATGGTGCGTCAAAAAAAGCAGGACGTTGTATTTGATCATGACGAAACGTATATCAAGGATGCTCAGTATGAGAATTTCGCCAAGCTGAAGCCCATCTTCACGCCGGACGGAGGAACCGTGACCGCAGGCAACGCATCTCCCTGCAACGACGGCTCCGCCGTGGTGATGATGACTACCCCGGAGAAGGCTGCACAGCTTGGCTTGAAGCCTCTGGCCCGCTATGTGACGGCGGTTTCTACGGCGCTGGACCCTGCCATTATGGGGTATGCCCCAGTCAGTGCAATCGAAAAGCTGGAGAAAAAAACCGGCATCAGCCGCAAGGATGTGGGGCTCTTTGAACTGAATGAAGCCTTTGCCGCTCAGGCAGTGGCCTGTGTGCAGGACCTACATCTGGACCCGGAGCTGGTGAATGTGAACGGCGGTGCCATTGCGCTGGGCCATGCAGTGGGCTGCACCGGCTGCCGGATCAGCATGACGCTGATCCGTGAGATGGCCCGACGGAACGTCCGCTACGGCGTGGCGTCGCTGTGCATTGGCGGCGGTCAGGCCATGGCTATGATGTTCGAGCTGTGCTGACGACAGTCATCTAAGAAAGTGAGGCGACAAGCATGCAAATGAAAAACTTTCTGAAGGAGAAGCTGGCCAGGAAGCCCTATGTGCTGGGAGCCTTCGTGGCATCCTGCAGTCCAACTAATGTGGAGATTCTAGGCATGAACGGCCTGGATTTTGTGATCCTGGACATGGAGCACTCCCCCCTGGGGCTGGAGACCATGGTAGACATGATCCGGGCCGCCGAGGCCTACGGTATGGTGGCAATTCCCCGGGTCTACACCATCGAGACAAAGCTGATGCGCCGTGTGCTGGACATCGGTGCTCATGGACTGTTGGTGCCCATGGTCAATACTATGGATGACGCCCGGTACGTTTTAGACGCCGTGAAGTTTCCGCCCTTGGGCCAAAGAGGCATGAACGCCGGTCGGGGACCTCGCTGGGGTGCTTACGACCACTATATCCAGGAAGCAAACGACGCGCTCTTTACCATGTTCCAGTGCGAGACCCGCGAGGGACTCCGCAACGTGGAGGAGATGGCAAAACTGGAGGGCCTGGATTCTATTTTCATCGGCACTGGTGATCTGTCTCTGGACATGGGACACCCCCAGGATCTCAAGAATCCCGAGGTAGCCGGCGCCATTGACACGATCCTGAATGCCTGTGTGAAGAACGGGAAAATCCCCGGCATTGTAACCGGCACCCCTGAAGCTGCTGCGGAGCGAATTCATCAGGGCTTCCGGATTGTCACCATTATGAATGATCTGGGAATGTTCAAAAAGCAGTCCCAGCTGCAGATCGACAAGGTTCACGCACTCTGTCCGTGAGAAACAGTGCACAGATCTCACAAGCCAATTTTTGCGAGGTAGTTTCAATGAAGAATGTACAGTTGGAGGTCGCGGATCAGATCGCGACAGTAACCATTGACCGGCCCAAGGCACTCAACGCGCTGAACACGGAGACTCTGAGCGAGCTCAAGGAGTGCTTTTCCGAGCTGGAAAAGCAGAAGGACGTCCGGGTGGTGATCTTGACAGGCGGCGGAAACAAGTCCTTCGTGGCGGGCGCGGACATCTCCGAGATGGTCAACGCCACGCCGGCGGAGGGCCGGGCCATGTCACTGCTGGCCATGGAGGCGTTCAACAAGCTGGAGAATATGCCCCAGGTGACTATTGCGGCCGTTAATGGCTACGCCCTGGGCGGCGGTTGTGAAATCGCCATGAGCTGCGACATTCGGATTGTTGCAGAGAACGCGGTGTTCGGCCAGCCCGAGTGCGGCCTGGGGATCATTCCGGGCTTCGGTGGCACCCAGCGTCTGGCGCGGCTGATCGGAAAGGGCCGGGCCAAGGAGTTGATCTTTACCTGTGACCGGATTGATGCCCAAGAGGCCTATCGTATGGGCCTTGCCAACAAGGTGGTTCCCGCAGACCAGCTGATGAGGGCCTGCCAGGAGATGGCGGGCAGAATTCTCAGCAAGGGCAGCTATGCGGTGAGCATTGCCAAGAGTATGATCAACGCGGGCATGGATATGGATCTGAACAACGCCCTGAAGATGGAGGCGGATGCCTTTGGCTTCACCTTCTCCACCCACGACAAGGAGGAGGGCATGACTGCTTTCCTGGAAAAACGCCCAGCCAATTTGACGGATTTTTGAATAGGGTGACAGGCGGGAATTGTACCAGT
This genomic window from Pusillibacter faecalis contains:
- a CDS encoding cupin domain-containing protein, with the translated sequence MEKASEAMYGNFYEAPWQPVREGIGRVVFAGAHAKGCTLALAECQNGNAVRPHTHPHAQLAIVLRGQCDYYVDGKPYRMKEGSWVFVPADVEHYIHVYDSDVPVMNLDVFFPERMEYVDAYDEFVAGLEEKQG
- a CDS encoding TRAP transporter large permease, with product MAIVAVIFVLTLLGGVPMAFVLGLTGIAHLFTIGEPAYMSIITQRLFTGVNNFSLMCIPFFVLAGDLMNKGGVTKRLLNFARELVGWIPGGMAYCCVILAMVLSAILGSANAVAAILCAILIGEMAKDGYDADFTGSIIAASSVLGPIIPPSVTFIIYGVLTGVSVSRMFMAGIVPGIMLGISYALIITYYTKKRGYKKSKPRFDPKACGIAFVKAIPALLVPVVIIGGIMGGIFTPTESGAVAVVAAVVAAIIYRSFDIKSLPEVLLNTGMTTAAIMLIVAFGNIIGWSLAIENIPTLITETILSITDSQIVVMLLIIACLFVIGCLMDAFAAMYVFTPVFYPLAMAVGLDPIHFGIIFCLMLTIGLCTPPVGMLLFVTSNISKVPLAKLSKSIWPFVAAAMVVVLLMTFFPQIVMFIPNWLSPA
- a CDS encoding TRAP transporter small permease, giving the protein MRTLFSAYEKLMDIIYSVIRICIAAALVVMVVVTFVEVIRRYAFGLSFIWSEELVRFLLVATSFLGGAAAYRAKALALLDLVTSRLNHATQKIIDMIVTIMIIGVCGYLSVQGYAYSFSPQIANMLSTGLDLQMTYVYLTIPIGFTLIILFGIEHLAQTLFFAPDESVGELKEKEG
- a CDS encoding HpcH/HpaI aldolase family protein; this encodes MKNFLKEKLARKPYVLGAFVASCSPTNVEILGMNGLDFVILDMEHSPLGLETMVDMIRAAEAYGMVAIPRVYTIETKLMRRVLDIGAHGLLVPMVNTMDDARYVLDAVKFPPLGQRGMNAGRGPRWGAYDHYIQEANDALFTMFQCETREGLRNVEEMAKLEGLDSIFIGTGDLSLDMGHPQDLKNPEVAGAIDTILNACVKNGKIPGIVTGTPEAAAERIHQGFRIVTIMNDLGMFKKQSQLQIDKVHALCP
- a CDS encoding LacI family DNA-binding transcriptional regulator; translated protein: MITIKDLAAASGLSKSTVSRVINHSPNVKPETRERVMEAVEKLGYQPDILARGMITGMLPMVLVIVGDIQNHYFTQALAGIETTLEEQGFMVVVFDSSYDPERIVTSIHMAKTCRFAGIIPMTGFGSKRVISTLQDLDCPVILLNCHRDHVAFDRIYGDDFGAGYAATRALLRRGYRQIYHFSGNSTESFISAERERGYLAAMKEAGISVDGSMVLRGDLRQDSGARLAARCLKSAKSQVALCCNNFLMCLGAMNYAQQHGLVMWKDYGMAICEQPPVFFMKSEFIYAGPKLREIGRAAAQLLLDRINHPGRKPAVQPFPMLDIYDP
- a CDS encoding 3-oxoacid CoA-transferase subunit B, with the protein product MKERIACRIAKELKSGDVVNLGIGLPVKVAYFLPENVEVTFESENGFLGIATGSAITNPNPDLLDAGGQYSAIQPGACFFDSAESFGLIRGGHIDITVLGAMQVDAQGNLANWAVPGKLVVGMGGAMDLVTGARKVIIAMLHTNKGAYKIMKQCTLPLTAVSVVDTIVTEMGVIRVTERGLVLTERFKDYTVEQIQAATEAELIIPTDLKVLETP
- a CDS encoding thiolase family protein, with the protein product MKDVVIVSMARTATGKFGGSLRDVPAPVHGAECVKAMVQRTGIDPHEIDEVIIGTHFQAGIKANSARQCALYAGLPDTTPAFTPNKNCATAMKAMQCAAQSIQVGDNDLVIAGGCETMSAIPYIVPKARWGYRMGPGRLEDSMLYDGLVDPFKNYHMGITAENVAKKCGITREMQDRFAVESHRRAEKAWAEGKYDQDIVPIMVRQKKQDVVFDHDETYIKDAQYENFAKLKPIFTPDGGTVTAGNASPCNDGSAVVMMTTPEKAAQLGLKPLARYVTAVSTALDPAIMGYAPVSAIEKLEKKTGISRKDVGLFELNEAFAAQAVACVQDLHLDPELVNVNGGAIALGHAVGCTGCRISMTLIREMARRNVRYGVASLCIGGGQAMAMMFELC
- a CDS encoding DUF6282 family protein produces the protein MSFSKDILKGFVDMHVHAGPSVAARKVDAYDMMELAGEAGYRAFLVKDHYFPTMMGTRMITDHCSKNECQCFGGLALNRSVGLFNVYAVDAACNMGARTIYMPTVSCVNHIAGHSGGHKFVGSGDSSVVDNGIEYVDANGQLHPGAVDVISYIATKHPEVVLCTGHGTAREVDAVVRKAVELGVPKICVNHPHFLVNATYEQMREWADLGAYIELNAAVFSSIAKSGTCSDEMAGKILEIIPTEKIVLDSDLGQKVNVDPITGMLQFINLLADQFGITEEQINLMGKKTPAMLLGLD
- a CDS encoding enoyl-CoA hydratase-related protein codes for the protein MKNVQLEVADQIATVTIDRPKALNALNTETLSELKECFSELEKQKDVRVVILTGGGNKSFVAGADISEMVNATPAEGRAMSLLAMEAFNKLENMPQVTIAAVNGYALGGGCEIAMSCDIRIVAENAVFGQPECGLGIIPGFGGTQRLARLIGKGRAKELIFTCDRIDAQEAYRMGLANKVVPADQLMRACQEMAGRILSKGSYAVSIAKSMINAGMDMDLNNALKMEADAFGFTFSTHDKEEGMTAFLEKRPANLTDF
- a CDS encoding 3-oxoacid CoA-transferase subunit A, giving the protein MVNKVKTAQEALENLREGAVIMVGGFAGAGSPNALCAILAEMGYRNLTVISCDAGRAGVGVGALLRRGMVKTLYASHVGVNTEVAGRKPGDVVYDVEYQLIPQGTLVERIRAGGTGLGGFLTPVGLGTVVEEGKPTLELDGRTYLVERPLRADFALIRGSVVDRSGNVFYNMSTRNFNPAMALAADHVIVGAEKVVEVGELDPNHVMTPGILVESIVEGEEPCWI
- a CDS encoding TRAP transporter substrate-binding protein, which encodes MKRNWMIRAKRISALLLGTVLLGSLATGCGGSSSSDNDSAAEGGTTTIQMATGGQDTLPSYATVLDVIDDIQENTDIEFSYFGSRQLGDDAEIVQQVMAGTIQMGGTAASALSTYTDLLDAFTVPFLLDTYEKEREAMVSEEAQAIFDAVEEELGLKIFVAYDSGMRYFANNIRPIETLDDVKGLVLRVAPADILLDSFSAMGINPSTLAYGELYTGLQNGTIDGEEINITSIYSEKHYEVLKYFTDMGIYPFATVIFANADWFNSLPADEQEAIQSAFTNGYNYLFDQHLPEAEAAGLQAMEDAGIEISSVQNPQEFRDAVADVVETYRNRDDLTKAFIEMAEGL